The Humulus lupulus unplaced genomic scaffold, drHumLupu1.1 SCAFFOLD_486, whole genome shotgun sequence genome includes a window with the following:
- the LOC133811142 gene encoding putative phospholipid:diacylglycerol acyltransferase 2: MCKVQSFWAMGSVLRFRKLCFVEPVVGFHCTTTTQKNEEKDENGVVLKDEDKENKKKRSKKQPKEWRCVDSCCWFIGYLCTTWWLLLFLYHSLPPTITGFHVPESPGERLRREGLTPLHPVVMVPGIVTGGLELWEGRPCSEGLFRKRLWGGSFTEIFKRPLCWLEHLSLHNETGLDPPGIRVRAVSGLVAADYFAPGYFVWAVLIENLAKIGYEGKDMYMAAYDWRLSFQNTEIRDQALSRLKSKIELMYVTNGYKKVVVVPHSMGVIYFLHFMKWVESPPPMGGGGGPDWCAKHIKAIMNIGPAFLGVPKAVSNLFSAEGKDVAFLRAMAPGVLDYDILGLQTLEHLMRVSRTWDSTISLLPKGGDTIWGNLDWSPEEGLSCDLDKRGNTQQLSSSDTNFNHSDGGRGFRIKEPVKYGRIISFGKAASQIPSSHLPPPDLKELLQMRSSTGLNLSCSGEVWTEYDEVSRENIRKLAENKAYTAENAFDLLRFVAPKLMQRAEAHFSHGIADNLDDPKYTHYKYWSNPLETKLPHAPDMEIYSLYGVGIPTERSYVYKMSPSSKCKSIPFRIDSSADGQADSCLKNGVYFVDGDESVPVLSAGFMCAKGWRGKTRFNPSGIATYIREYRHKAPSSLLQGRGLESGAHVDIMGNVALIEDVLRVAAGASGKDIGGDRIHSDIMKMSQRINLQL; the protein is encoded by the exons ATGTGTAAAGTTCAAAGCTTTTGGGCCATGGGTTCCGTTCTTCGGTTTAGGAAGCTTTGCTTTGTGGAGCCAGTAGTAGGGTTTCATTGTACTACGACGACCCAAAAGAATGAAGAGAAAGATGAGAACGGTGTCGTTTTAAAAGATGAAGATAaggagaataagaagaagaggaGCAAGAAGCAACCAAAGGAATGGAGGTGTGTAGATAGTTGTTGCTGGTTTATTGGGTATTTGTGTACCACTTGGTGGCTTCTGTTGTTTCTCTACCACAGTTTACCACCCACAATAACTGGTTTTCATGTACCGGAATCGCCCGGGGAGAGGCTCAGGCGAGAGGGCTTGACACCACTTCACCCTGTTGTTATGGTCCCTGGCATAGTCACTGGTGGGCTTGAGCTTTGGGAAGGCAGGCCTTGTTCTGAGGGACTTTTTCGTAAGAGGCTTTGGGGTGGTAGTTTCACTGAAATCTTCAAAAG GCCATTGTGTTGGTTGGAACACCTATCACTACACAACGAAACAGGGCTCGACCCGCCTGGGATTCGAGTCCGAGCGGTTTCAGGACTTGTTGCAGCTGACTATTTTGCTCCTGGCTACTTTGTTTGGGCAGTTCTTATCGAGAATTTAGCCAAAATTGGTTATGAAGGGAAGGACATGTATATGGCAGCCTATGATTGGAGACTATCTTTTCAGAATACAGAG ATTAGGGACCAagctctaagtagattgaagagtAAAATTGAGCTCATGTATGTGACCAATGGCTATAAGAAAGTGGTGGTGGTGCCTCATTCTATGGGGGTCATTTATTTCCTTCACTTCATGAAATGGGTTGAATCACCTCCACCTATGGGAGGTGGTGGTGGTCCAGATTGGTGTGCCAAGCACATCAAAGCAATCATGAATATTGGTCCAGCTTTTCTTGGTGTTCCAAAGGCTGTAAGTAACCTATTTTCGGCCGAGGGTAAAGATGTGGCATTTCTCAG GGCTATGGCTCCGGGAGTTTTAGACTATGACATTCTTGGCCTTCAAACACTTGAACATCTTATGCGAGTTTCTCGAACTTGGGATTCCACCATTTCATTATTGCCAAAAGGTGGAGATACTATTTGGGGCAATTTAGATTGGTCTCCTGAGGAAGGACTTAGTTGTGATTTGGATAAGAGAGGAAATACACAACAACTCTCTTCAAGTGACACTAATTTCAATCACAGTGATGGAGGTAGAGGTTTTCGAATAAAAGAGCCTGTTAAGTATGGAAGAATAATCTCTTTTGGAAAGGCAGCATCACAGATTCCTTCTTCTCATCTTCCTCCTCCTGATTTGAAG GAACTTCTCCAAATGCGATCCTCAACTGGACTTAATTTATCATGTAGTGGTGAGGTTTGGACTGAATATGATGAAGTAAGCAGAGAAAACATCAGAAAATTAGCTGAAAACAAGGCCTACACAGCTGAAAATGCCTTTGATTTACTGCGTTTTGTGGCTCCGAAACTGATGCAACGGGCCGAGGCTCACTTCTCTCATGGAATAGCTGATAATCTTGATGATCCTAAGTACACACACTACAAGTACTGGTCAAATCCACTTGAAACCAA GCTACCTCATGCTCCTGATATGGAGATTTACTCTCTTTATGGAGTTGGAATCCCTACAGAAAGATCATATGTATATAAAATGTCTCCTTCAAGCAAGTGCAAGAGCATTCCCTTTCGAATAGATAGCTCGGCCGATGGCCAAGCAGACAGCTGCCTAAAGAATGGAGTATACTTTGTGGATGGTGATGAGAGTGTTCCGGTTTTGAGTGCAGGCTTCATGTGTGCCAAAGGGTGGCGAGGAAAGACTAGATTCAACCCGTCCGGCATAGCTACTTACATAAGAGAGTACCGACACAAAGCGCCATCGAGCCTGCTGCAGGGCAGGGGTTTGGAGAGTGGTGCACATGTTGACATCATGGGAAATGTTGCTTTGATTGAAGATGTTTTGAGGGTGGCTGCTGGAGCCAGTGGCAAAGATATTGGAGGCGACCGCATACATTCGGATATCATGAAAATGTCTCAGAGAATAAATCTTCAGCTGTGA